A genomic window from Phyllopteryx taeniolatus isolate TA_2022b chromosome 2, UOR_Ptae_1.2, whole genome shotgun sequence includes:
- the ankrd11 gene encoding ankyrin repeat domain-containing protein 11 isoform X1 produces MPKGGGSKAPQLDHFPLNTDMVEKQGGKKEKVSSNKTPKLDRSDGVKEMKEKASKRKLPFTTGPNGDQKDSDSEKPGPERKRIKKEPTNTRKAGLPFGMGMPGIRAGYPLSERQQVALLMQMTAEESVNSPDTTPKHQSQSSLGQKGTPNSASKTKDKVNKRNERGETRLHRAAIRGEVRRIKELISEGADVNVKDFAGWTALHEACNRGYYDVAKQLLAAGAEVNTKGLDDDTPLHDASNNGHFKVVKLLLRYGGDPRQSNRRGETPLNVANSPTMLNLLLGKGTYTSSEESSSESSEEEDAPSCAPSSSVDGNNTDSEFEKGLKLKGKTLDPPKSAVTPIKDEYEFDEDDEEERVPPVDDKHLLKKEFRKDAVSKANSFISIPKMEVKTYSKSNSLTPKKAVRRIISDSNSSDEDDRTLCFTPTPMPRQQTLQTNAKTRDSGNLSSKQLKDKNKVKKKRKKESKNNVGKEVRFGKVNDKFCTSDSDCGDMESEDDKGSNSIKDSSLIVKESPGFNTSSSSHGNLNSQKQAPSLAEQHPKQWRTDGWKTVSSPTWSDVSSSSDSVRTRLSSESDYSSAESSVESIKQVKRKGQESKKKNNNVHNNTMDKKNSDIYKNANADCTASKTDVDGKVLKKHKVKHKHKSKEKDKAPSLVLNQDMNEKFVKSYSFDFDDSRQKSVIVESESPAESKIKLSKHDKDHSKKEERLSKSKSEEKDWSSGKDLHRTVEKEKNKKKDSTKDKTNKEEREKPIKSDKDRNIKEKPKEDKQKNHKEEKKKKSKEKSRADRKSEQKEEKHLKVDKEKNTKEEKCKKDKVLKESSEYESYDVNNRFLNLDDTKLSASDDHHDRWGSEMSSDSSLYGDDSWDAPVKEYKEYKANNSVKLIVETVKEETRRKEKVKDKKSDHSEKRPEKDVISKKKDKESSEKTNEKKKDWSEKQKINSSHFVEKDKKRKESTESGKDKKDKDSLDNSRDRKDSYDFMKERKDTKVKQESIREEYGNDMFLKEIEAVSKSCDIRERNHSGKEKEKKFEGIEKREKTKAEKHKEKIKERAVDQEKDKSEKISSEKITKEKEIDRMTKDKKEGVKDKHKESHGKDKDRKMSSEQTKDKKEKASQDRHTDREKDFLEVKKEERKPEKIREKTWYKIADIFTDESDDEDSYNGVVSHVSDSIRKDSTPDQDDLDHFTSDKVRKMSSETKHNTEKAKDKDYKEKKKEKATFDTGKERKGSLEKHNKDKKESVDVKHKERKDRMSVDSNQEKKNKQKFLDKRDTSEDKTKNKYKDKMDNLKERKPSKGSGENEKSLLEKLEEEAMNDYKDDSNDKNSDISSDSFTDRGHEPILTNYYDSISLADMSDDRRDSLSISTPQDKFRERERHRHSSSSSSKKSHDKDKEKVKKEKGDKRDKTEEIRDVYSRRESLPFEKEPMPLEADPYTFPYSSKGDGEDDFDKTLEFEKEMSKKDKAPAVISDRMKDKKKKEKHKDKIKEERNKHIDCFGSSKHSKEDMKSGLKDSPQVTILKDRSKEESPKFDIKKDRNRDILEKDNRLDHIKSKTKDENEKLNQSKDTGRKDNRPREKLLVDGDYQITSFGQMLSLKDQEIEERHKRHKERMKQMEKLRPKTGDTKFKDKAKSTEEVKKNRGDLSSKKSSSLESGFKEKKLKDVGLPAQMMSPSRKFQPPTDTHNSKDWLPGHQMKENLPASPRSEHNRPTGIPTPTSVISCPSYEEVMQTPRTPSCSAEDYPDIMLDGLDCQNSSAMTMSMNACSPSFFESRYSQGFQEGTCPTPAKNLQLPLISRSASSDVRRPLEEEFKIEADKFLRQHSDPLAEFDAAAASQSLDEKSVSVDRLEIVPSPYFSPIRLLSPRQEANHTTPDLATPTLPCTESNEHLSDSIFNSYLPKPSTPVHRPDPQEPCFDIAAPPTPAPAALPPLDIDDISEPHHSEPNLVLSDLPSVIEERDEEEEEEGEDLDLDERTDDDHCAVDETQQTEEPSSFSAQIEDPLRKSWHVESPDRQDPEVPHFSTPHPEPNHGENCYDHSISWNHDVELKSPHRTYGEIEAAVSKITSPYSHSDNDLQHLTGHPSVTPPYATWNRWHKEEDPEDFDEQKEAVADIPSPERPETALDEEPSYLNTSSSSTRLESFFQDCNKSNIEITHQIDTETACVEPGSRQSIRNFCPTTDGHLTPAVASEPVVPWADPFSTDADELDDLGPFSLPELPLPEKSEEAEHRDSDFADLNKTVQAHIRHRTTDVDDPDLMQVDHSGLVETTCSSEEQSLGEPTGQDLIVPSSHDNFQQELDHEPQSGPVSSPLAFTQQSIMLESKMPFGPTDESDPDVLYSSVKSETSQLHNIQIHPIPESLQLPQDTVSVDKSEVRQEDKSEPLTESLSPEPVPHLPMAVTPPSSLEHSDTQETTQKPVPVPHSTVSTDIPKKVDEIPQRMTRNRAKNNPSAAVPSPSITSSTTSLSVTISPVVTINAIPTRTPTPSSVLAFSTLKKDKDSLLTISSTASNSTLTLSVPSSLTSSPTVVLSKTSKGRPLPVEEDDSQTQHPRKRKFPRSTGQQVQVQLVNTAMQQTREMIQQTLAVVVNAIKLDDIEPYHSDRSNPYFEYLQIRKKIEEKRKILCYITPQAPQCYAEYVTYTGSYLLDGKPLSKLHIPVIAPPPSLSEPLKELFRQQEAVRGKLRLQHSIEREKLIVSCEQEVLRVHCRAARTIANQAVPFSACTMLLDSEVYNMPSESQGDENKSVRDRFNARQFISWIQDVDDKYDRMKTCLLMRQQHEAAALNAVQRMEWQLKVQELDPAGHKSLCVNEVPSFYVPMVDVNDDFVLLPA; encoded by the exons AGAAACCAGGTCCAGAGCGGAAGCGCATTAAAAAGGAGCCCACAAACACCCGGAAGGCAGGCTTGCCGTTTGGAATGGGGATGCCAGGCATCCGGGCAGGGTACCCCCTCTCTGAGCGGCAGCAGGTGGCTCTGCTCATGCAAATGACTGCTGAGGAGTCCGTCAACAGTCCAG ACACAACACCAAAGCACCAGTCACAGTCCAGTCTAGGTCAGAAGGGAACGCCAAACTCTGCATCTAAAACCAAagataaagtgaataaaagaaATGAGCGAGGAGAGACTCGGCTGCACAGGGCAGCAATTCGTGGTGAGGTACGCCGCATTAAGGAACTCATCAGCGAGGGAGCTGATGTGAATGTAAAAGACTTTGCAg GCTGGACTGCATTGCATGAAGCATGCAACAGGGGATATTATGATGTGGCGAAGCAGCTGCTGGCAGCCGGAGCAGAGGTCAACACCAAGGGCCTGGATGATGACACCCCTCTCCACGATGCATCCAATAATGGACATTTtaag gtGGTTAAGCTACTTTTACGTTATGGGGGGGACCCACGTCAAAGCAACCGAAGAGGTGAAACGCCTTTAAATGTTGCCAACTCTCCAACTATGCTGAATTTGTTGCTGGGGAAAGGCACATACACCTCAAGTGAAGAAAGTTCGTCAG AATCTTCAGAAGAGGAGGACGCTCCCTCGTGCGCCCCATCTAGCTCTGTTGATGGCAATAACACAGACTCAGAGTTTGAGAAGGGCTTGAAATTAAAAGGGAAAACATTAGACCCTCCTAAATCTGCTGTCACACCCATCAAAGATGAATATGAATTTGACGAAGATGACGAGGAGGAGCGAGTCCCCCCTGTGGATGATAAGCACCTCTTGAAAAAAGAGTTCCGTAAGGACGCAGTCAGCAAGGCCAACAGCTTCATCTCCATACCCAAGATGGAGGTCAAAACCTATTCCAAAAGCAACTCGCTTACACCAAAGAAAGCCGTCAGGCGGATCATCTCTGACAGTAACAGTTCAGATGAGGATGACAGGACGCTGTGTTTCACACCAACACCTATGCCACGACAACAAACCCTACAAACAAATGCCAAGACAAGAGACTCTGGAAATCTGAGTTCCAAACAgctaaaagataaaaataaagtcaaaaagaagaggaagaaggagaGCAAAAACAATGTTGGCAAAGAAGTCAGGTTTGGTAAAGTCAATGACAAATTCTGTAcgtctgattctgattgtggaGATATGGAGAGTGAAGACGATAAAGGGTCAAACAGCATAAAGGATTCTTCTCTGATTGTGAAAGAATCTCCTGGCTTCAATACGTCCTCCTCCTCACATGGAAACTTGAACTCTCAGAAACAAGCACCGTCATTAGCGGAACAACATCCAAAGCAGTGGAGGACTGATGGCTGGAAGACTGTGTCGTCTCCAACATGGTCAGATGTAAGTTCTTCATCTGATTCAGTAAGAACAAGACTGTCCAGTGAGTCTGACTACTCCTCTGCGGAGTCTAGTGTTGAGTCAATAAAACAAGTTAAGAGAAAAGGACAAGAGAGCAAAAAGAAGAATAACAATGTGCACAATAACACAATGGACAAGAAAAATTCCGACATCTACAAAAATGCCAATGCAGATTGTACAGCCTCAAAAACGGATGTAGATGGTAAAGTCCTCAAGAAGCATAAGGTGAAGCACAAGcacaaaagcaaagaaaaagatAAGGCTCCTAGTCTTGTGCTTAATCAAGACATGAATGAAAAATTTGTAAAAAGCTATTCATTTGATTTTGATGATTCAAGACAAAAGTCTGTAATTGTGGAGTCGGAATCTCCAGCTGAAAGCAAGATCAAATTATCAAAACATGACAAAGACCATtcaaaaaaggaagaaaggcTCTCAAAAAGCAAGTCGGAGGAAAAGGATTGGTCATCAGGCAAAGACTTGCATAGAACAGtggaaaaggagaaaaataagAAGAAGGACTCCACCAAGGACAAAACAAATAAGGAAGAGCGAGAAAAGCCTATAAAATCGGACAAGGATCGAAATATCAAGGAAAAACCCAAAGAGGATAAACAGAAAAACCAtaaggaggagaaaaagaaaaagtctaaGGAGAAGTCAAGAGCAGATAGAAAAAGTGAGCAGAAAGAGGAAAAGCATCTAAAGGTTGATAAGGAGAAAAACACCAAGGAggagaaatgtaaaaaagacaaagttCTGAAGGAGTCGTCAGAGTATGAAAGCTATGATGTCAACAACCGTTTCCTCAACCTGGATGATACAAAGCTCAGTGCCTCAGATGACCATCATGACAGATGGGGCTCAGAGATGTCCTCAGACTCTTCCCTCTATGGAGATGACAGTTGGGATGCTCCTGTCAAAGAGTACAAGGAATACAAGGCCAATAATTCTGTTAAACTTATTGTTGAAACAGTAAAGGAAGAGACGAGAAGGAAAGAGAAAGTCAAAGACAAGAAGTCAGATCATAGTGAGAAAAGACCTGAGAAAGATGTCAtatcaaaaaagaaagacaaagagtCTTCAGAAAAGactaatgaaaagaaaaaagactggtcggagaaacaaaaaataaactccAGTCACTTTGTTGAAAAAGATAAGAAGCGGAAAGAATCCACAGAAAGTGGTAAAGACAAGAAAGACAAAGATTCTCTAGACAACAGCCGAGATCGCAAAGACTCGTATGACTTCATGAAGGAGAGAAAAGACACAAAAGTCAAGCAAGAATCAATTAGAGAAGAATATGGCAATGACATGTTCTTGAAAGAAATTGAGGCTGTCAGTAAATCATGTGACATCCGCGAAAGAAATCATTCTGGTaaggagaaagaaaagaagTTTGAGGGAATTGAAAAGCGAGAGAAAACAAAAGCTGAGAAgcacaaagagaaaataaaagagAGAGCTGTGGATCAAGAGAAGGACAAGAGTGAGAAAATCTCATCAGAAAAAATTACCAAGGAAAAGGAAATTGATCGGATGACCAAAGACAAGAAGGAGGGCGTAAAAGACAAACACAAGGAGTCTCATGGCAAAGACAAAGATCGAAAGATGTCATCAGAACAGACCAAggacaagaaagaaaaagccTCCCAAGACAGGCATACTGACAGAGAGAAGGATTTCTTGGAGgtgaagaaagaagaaagaaagccaGAGAAAATCAGAGAGAAAACATGGTACAAGATAGCTGACATTTTCACTGATGAAAGTGATGATGAGGATAGTTACAATGGCGTTGTTTCTCATGTTTCTGACTCTATCAGAAAAGACTCAACACCTGATCAAGATGATCTGGATCATTTTACATCTGACAAAGTAAGGAAAATGTCATCAGAGACTAAACATAATACTGAGAAGGCTAAAGACAAAGATTataaagagaagaagaaagaaaaggcCACATTTGACACAGGTAAAGAGCGGAAGGGCTCCCTTGagaaacacaacaaagacaagaaagaATCTGTTGATGTCAAACATAAGGAAAGAAAAGACAGAATGTCAGTGGACTCAaaccaagagaaaaaaaataagcagaagtTCTTGGACAAAAGGGATACCAGTGAGgataaaacaaagaacaaatataAAGACAAGATGGATAATCTGAAGGAAAGAAAACCATCAAAAGGCAGTGGTGAGAACGAAAAGTCCCTCCTAGAAAAATTGGAAGAAGAAGCTATGAATGACTACAAGGATGACTCTAATGACAAGAACAGTGATATTTCTTCAGACAGTTTCACTGACAGAGGTCATGAACCCATCCTCACAAATTACTATGACTCTATCAGCCTTGCAGATATGTCTGATGACAGGAGGGACTCTCTTTCTATATCCACACCCCAGGATAagttcagagagagagaaaggcaTCGccattcctcctcctcgtcttccaaGAAAAGCCATGACAAAGATAAAGAAAAGGTTAAGAAGGAGAAAGGAGACAAACGTGACAAAACTGAAGAAATCAGAGACGTGTATAGTCGCAGGGAGAGCTTACCTTTTGAGAAAGAGCCAATGCCTCTCGAGGCAGATCCTTACACTTTCCCATATAGCAGTAAAGGAGACGGTGAAGATGATTTTGATAAAACATTAGAATTTGAAAAAGAGATGTCCAAAAAGGATAAAGCACCTGCTGTCATCAGTGATAgaatgaaggacaaaaagaaaaaggaaaaacataaagataaaataaagGAGGAGAGGAACAAGCACATTGATTGCTTTGGTTCATCGAAGCACTCCAAAGAAGATATGAAGTCAGGATTAAAAGATAGCCCTCAGGTCACAATTCTGAAAGACCGATCAAAGGAAGAAAGCCCTAAATTTGATattaaaaaagacagaaatcGGGATATTTTGGAAAAAGACAACAGATTAGATCACATAAAGTCAAAAActaaagatgaaaatgaaaagctTAATCAGTCCAAAGACACAGGACGGAAAGATAACCGTCCACGTGAAAAACTACTGGTGGATGGAGATTATCAAATTACTAGTTTTGGCCAGATGTTGAGTCTGAAAGATCAAGAAATTGAAGAGCGTCATAAAAGACATAAAGAAAGGATGAAACAGATGGAGAAGCTAAGACCCAAGACAGGAGACACTAAATTTAAGGACAAAGCCAAGTCCACTGAAGAAGTGAAGAAGAACCGTGGTGACCTCTCCTCTAAGAAATCAAGCAGCCTGGAGTCTGGTTTTAAAGAGAAGAAGCTGAAGGATGTCGGTCTACCAGCTCAAATGATGTCCCCCAGTAGGAAGTTCCAACCGCCTACAGACACTCACAACTCAAAAGACTGGCTGCCTGGCCATCAAATGAAAGAGAACCTCCCAGCTTCTCCCAGGTCAGAACATAACAGGCCGACTGGTATCCCCACACCAACATCTGTCATCTCCTGTCCCAGTTATGAGGAAGTAATGCAGACTCCACGGACTCCATCTTGTAGTGCTGAAGATTACCCCGATATTATGCTTGATGGGCTGGATTGCCAGAACTCGTCAGCAATGACTATGTCTATGAATGCGTGTTCACCATCCTTCTTTGAAAG CAGGTACTCCCAAGGTTTTCAGGAAGGCACTTGCCCTACCCCGGCAAAGAACCTCCAGTTGCCACTGATCAGCCGTTCTGCTTCCTCTGATGTACGCAGGCCTCTAGAAGAAGAGTTCAAAATCGAGGCTGACAAGTTCCTTCGACAGCATAGTGATCCATTGGCTGAATTTGATGCTGCAGCTGCTTCACAAAGTCTAGATGAGAAATCTGTCTCTGTGGATAGACTAGAGATCGTGCCCTCGCCTTATTTCTCTCCAATTAGGTTGTTGTCACCTCGGCAGGAGGCAAATCATACAACACCAGATCTGGCAACACCAACACTCCCTTGCACAGAGAGTAATGAACATCTTTCTGATAGTATTTTCAATAGTTACTTGCCTAAGCCATCTACACCAGTTCACAGGCCAGATCCACAAGAGCCGTGCTTTGACATTGCTGCACCACCAACACCAGCTCCTGCAGCATTGCCTCCACTTGACATTGATGACATATCTGAACCTCACCACAGTGAGCCTAACCTGGTCCTCTCAGATCTGCCCTCTGTCATCGAGGAAAgggatgaagaagaggaagaggaaggcgAAGACCTTGATTTAGATGAAAGAACAGATGATGATCATTGTGCTGTGGATGAGACACAGCAAACAGAGGAACCCTCTTCATTCTCCGCTCAAATTGAGGACCCTTTGAGAAAGAGCTGGCATGTTGAGTCACCAGATCGACAAGATCCAGAGGTCCCCCATTTCTCTACACCGCATCCCGAACCCAACCATGGAGAAAACTGTTATGATCACAGCATCAGTTGGAACCATGATGTGGAACTTAAATCTCCCCATCGGACATATGGGGAGATAGAAGCTGCGGTCTCTAAAATAACCAGTCCTTATTCTCATTCAGACAATGATCTGCAGCACTTGACTGGACACCCGTCTGTAACTCCTCCATATGCCACCTGGAATAGGTGGCACAAGGAAGAGGACCCTGAGGATTTTGATGAGCAAAAGGAGGCTGTGGCTGACATTCCTTCTCCAGAGAGACCTGAGACTGCTCTGGATGAGGAACCCAGTTATTTAAATACTTCCTCATCCTCCACAAGACTAGAGTCTTTTTTCCAGGATTGCAACAAATCTAATATTGAGATTACTCACCAGATAGACACAGAGACTGCATGTGTCGAGCCAGGCAGTAGGCAGAGCATACGTAACTTCTGCCCCACCACTGACGGACACCTGACTCCAGCTGTTGCCTCTGAGCCAGTTGTGCCCTGGGCAGATCCATTCTCTACTGATGCAGATGAGCTAGATGACCTGGGACCATTCTCCTTGCCTGAACTCCCTCTCCCAGAAAAGTCAGAAGAAGCTGAGCATCGAGACTCAGATTTTGCTGACCTTAACAAGACTGTCCAAGCTCACATTAGACATAGAACTACGGATGTTGATGACCCAGACTTAATGCAAGTAGACCATTCAGGTCTTGTGGAAACTACATGCTCTAGTGAAGAGCAAAGCCTAGGGGAACCCACTGGGCAAGACTTAATTGTACCATCATCTCATGACAACTTTCAGCAAGAGTTGGACCATGAGCCTCAGAGTGGTCCAGTCAGTAGCCCTCTGGCTTTTACACAGCAGAGCATCATGTTGGAGAGTAAAATGCCGTTTGGACCCACTGATGAGTCTGATCCCGATGTGTTGTATTCATCAGTGAAATCTGAGACCAGCCAGCTACATAACATCCAGATTCACCCCATACCTGAGTCTTTGCAATTACCACAAGACACTGTGTCAGTAGACAAGTCAGAGGTGAGACAGGAGGACAAATCTGAGCCCCTAACAGAATCTTTATCACCCGAACCTGTTCCTCACCTTCCAATGGCTGTTACCCCTCCCAGTTCACTGGAGCATTCAGACACTCAGGAGACAACACAAAAGCCAGTCCCAGTACCCCACAGCACAGTGTCCACAGATATTCCCAAAAAGGTAGATGAAATTCCTCAAAGGATGACACGCAACCGGGCCAAGAACAATCCTTCCGCTGCAGTTCCTTCTCCTAGCATAACTTCTTCAACAACTTCCCTGTCTGTGACCATTAGTCCGGTAGTGACCATTAATGCTATTCCTACGAGAACACCAACTCCCAGTTCAGTGTTGGCCTTTTCAACACTAAAGAAAGACAAAGACTCTTTGCTTACCATCTCATCGACTGCATCCAATTCAACTCTTACTCTATCTGTACCAAGTTCTTTGACCAGCTCGCCTACAGTGGTTCTGAGTAAAACAAGTAAAGGCCGTCCACTTCCAGTAGAGGAAGATGATTCTCAGACCCAGCACCCACGAAAAAGGAAGTTTCCACGTTCGACTGGGCAGCAGGTGCAAGTACAGCTTGTGAACACAGCCATGCAACAGACTCGGGAAATGATTCAACAGACGTTGGCTGTAGTTGTCAATGCCATAAAGTTGGATGACATTGAGCCTTACCACAGTGACCGTTCCAACCCCTATTTCGAGTATCTGCAGATTAGGAAGAAGATTgaggaaaagaggaaaatatTGTGCTACATCACCCCACAGGCCCCACAGTGCTATGCGGAGTATGTGACCTACACTGGCTCATATCTGTTAGATGGAAAGCCCCTCAGCAAGCTTCATATCCCTGTG ATTGCCCCACCACCATCATTGTCAGAGCCTCTGAAAGAGCTCTTCAGACAACAGGAGGCAGTGAGAGGAAAGCTCCGGTTGCAGCACAGCATAGAACGG GAGAAGCTCATTGTCTCATGTGAGCAGGAAGTGTTAAGAGTCCACTGCAGAGCTGCAAGGACAATAGCGAACCAGGCTGTGCCATTTAGTGCCTGCACCATGCTTTTGGACTCTGAAGTATACAATATGCCATCAGAAAGCCAG GGTGATGAGAACAAATCTGTGAGAGATCGCTTCAACGCACGACAGTTCATCTCCTGGATTCAGGATGTAGATGATAAATATGACCGTATGAAG ACATGTCTATTGATGCGGCAACAGCACGAGGCAGCAGCCCTCAACGCGGTACAAAGGATGGAATGGCAGTTGAAGGTCCAAGAATTGGATCCTGCTGGACATAAGTCCCTATGTGTCAACGAAGTGCCATCCTTCTACGTTCCAATGGTCGATGTCAATGACGACTTTGTCCTTCTGCCAGCGTGA